One genomic region from Evansella sp. LMS18 encodes:
- a CDS encoding TVP38/TMEM64 family protein, producing MDAFSETIPRVIEESGWLAPVIFIFIHLIRPFLFLPVIVICIAGGYLFGFLHGTLYSVIGLSLMSFFFYKVVDIFPSLRNRITKLKEKIFKDRILTLGQVMILRMMPFVHFHLLSLYLMEMTNSFKEYMRYSVMGVILPSAIYTAFGQAITEMPLYISLLFIAMSTALFSYLGKKGTATYKWDRFFPRKLPSE from the coding sequence ATGGATGCATTCAGCGAAACAATCCCTCGTGTCATTGAAGAATCCGGCTGGCTGGCACCGGTCATATTCATTTTTATTCATTTAATAAGGCCGTTTCTATTTCTTCCTGTAATTGTTATATGTATTGCAGGCGGCTATTTATTTGGGTTTCTTCATGGTACTCTCTATTCTGTAATTGGCCTTTCCCTGATGAGTTTTTTCTTTTACAAGGTCGTTGATATTTTTCCTTCGCTGAGGAACAGAATCACGAAACTGAAAGAGAAAATATTTAAAGACAGAATATTAACCCTTGGGCAAGTAATGATTTTAAGGATGATGCCCTTTGTCCATTTTCACTTGTTATCGCTATACTTGATGGAAATGACAAATTCATTTAAGGAATATATGCGATATTCAGTAATGGGAGTTATACTTCCTTCTGCTATCTACACAGCATTTGGCCAGGCAATTACGGAAATGCCACTCTACATTTCCCTCCTGTTTATCGCTATGTCAACTGCACTTTTTTCTTATCTTGGCAAAAAAGGTACAGCTACTTACAAATGGGACCGGTTTTTCCCGAGAAAGCTGCCTTCTGAATAG
- a CDS encoding M42 family metallopeptidase: protein MDDMLRMLKELTDANGIPGNEREAREVMKKHIEPFADEIETDNLGSLIAKKVGEENGPKIMVAGHLDEIGFMVTHIDERGFIKFQPVGGWWEQVMLAQRVTIMTRKGDIPGVIGSKPPHILPPEARKKPVDKKDMFIDIGASSREEAEEFGVRPGDSIVPVCEFTVMKNEKMLMAKAWDNRIGCAIAIEVLRRLKDEKHPNIVYGVGTVQEEVGLRGARTSAHHIQPDIGFGVDVGIAGDTPGVTPKDALAKMGEGPQILVYDASMISHKGLRDFVTDTADEKEIPYQFDSVAAGGTDSGAIHLTANGVPALSITIATRYIHTHAAILHRDDFENAVKLIVEVIKKLDSKTVEDITYR, encoded by the coding sequence ATGGATGATATGTTACGTATGCTCAAAGAGCTTACGGATGCAAACGGCATCCCTGGAAACGAACGTGAAGCAAGAGAGGTTATGAAGAAGCATATTGAACCTTTCGCTGATGAGATTGAAACAGACAACCTTGGCAGCTTGATCGCAAAGAAGGTTGGTGAGGAAAACGGACCAAAAATTATGGTCGCCGGCCATCTGGACGAGATCGGCTTTATGGTTACTCATATTGATGAGCGGGGTTTTATTAAATTTCAGCCTGTAGGGGGCTGGTGGGAGCAGGTAATGCTGGCACAGCGGGTGACCATTATGACAAGAAAGGGAGACATCCCGGGAGTAATTGGTTCCAAACCGCCGCATATTCTTCCTCCTGAAGCAAGGAAAAAGCCTGTTGATAAAAAAGATATGTTTATTGATATTGGAGCCTCAAGCAGGGAAGAAGCAGAGGAGTTTGGCGTCCGTCCTGGAGACTCCATTGTTCCTGTATGTGAATTCACAGTTATGAAAAATGAAAAGATGCTCATGGCTAAAGCATGGGACAACCGTATTGGCTGTGCTATCGCTATCGAGGTTCTCCGACGCCTGAAAGACGAGAAGCATCCGAATATCGTTTATGGTGTTGGGACTGTCCAGGAAGAGGTTGGGCTGAGAGGAGCGAGGACTTCTGCCCACCATATCCAGCCTGATATTGGTTTTGGTGTGGATGTGGGAATCGCAGGGGATACTCCGGGAGTCACTCCTAAAGATGCCCTGGCAAAAATGGGGGAAGGCCCGCAAATTCTTGTATATGATGCGTCTATGATCTCACATAAAGGACTCCGTGATTTCGTAACGGACACTGCTGATGAAAAGGAAATCCCTTATCAGTTTGATTCCGTAGCTGCGGGAGGAACAGATTCCGGTGCAATCCACCTGACTGCAAACGGGGTTCCGGCGCTGTCAATTACAATTGCGACACGCTATATCCACACACATGCTGCAATCCTTCACCGTGATGATTTTGAAAATGCGGTAAAACTGATTGTTGAAGTTATAAAGAAATTAGACAGCAAAACGGTAGAGGACATTACTTACCGTTAA
- the rplT gene encoding 50S ribosomal protein L20 produces MARVKGGFVSRRRRKKVLKLAKGYVGSKHRLFKTAQGQVMKSHLYAYRDRRQKKRDFRKLWIARINAAARMNGLSYNRFMFGLKQAGVEMNRKMLADIAIHDEKAFSDLASKAKENLK; encoded by the coding sequence ATGGCTAGAGTAAAGGGCGGATTTGTTTCCCGTCGTCGTCGTAAAAAAGTATTAAAGCTTGCAAAAGGTTATGTAGGTTCAAAGCATAGATTATTTAAAACAGCCCAGGGACAGGTAATGAAATCTCACCTGTACGCATACCGTGACCGCAGACAGAAAAAGCGTGATTTCCGTAAACTCTGGATCGCACGTATTAACGCTGCAGCACGTATGAACGGCCTTTCTTACAACCGTTTCATGTTCGGTCTTAAGCAGGCTGGCGTTGAAATGAACCGTAAAATGCTTGCAGATATCGCTATCCATGACGAAAAAGCATTCTCTGATCTTGCTTCAAAAGCAAAAGAGAACTTAAAATAA
- a CDS encoding RNA ligase family protein, whose translation MTLKPIKPFEPVSTESIPEGEEWISQIKWDGVRILVYYDGKETKLYNRRKNERTNHFPEIADVSSYCKAESVILDGEVIALGENGQPSFRQVMRRDALRRLDRVEHMKTSVPVYYMIFDIVYCNGKWVNELPLKERLSLLEEIIIPSKQIQLTTSKTDGETLFEVTKDQGMEGIVVKNLHSKYKIEGKDDSWQKVKNMQDTIAAVGGVTYRNNIVNSLLLGMYDKDGNFIYIGHAGTGKLKRAEWVSLTKLVEPLKRAASPFSNKPERIKQTQWLKPELTVKIQYIEWPQGRSVRQPSIQSFMNIPPEECILPDEQILEKQKL comes from the coding sequence ATGACCCTGAAGCCAATTAAACCCTTTGAACCAGTCAGCACAGAGTCCATCCCCGAAGGAGAGGAATGGATTTCCCAGATAAAATGGGACGGCGTACGTATTCTTGTTTATTATGACGGAAAGGAAACAAAGCTGTATAACCGCCGGAAAAACGAACGGACGAATCATTTCCCTGAAATAGCAGATGTCTCTTCCTATTGCAAAGCAGAATCTGTCATTCTTGATGGAGAAGTCATTGCCCTCGGTGAGAACGGACAGCCATCTTTTCGCCAGGTCATGCGCAGGGATGCGCTGCGCCGTCTGGACAGGGTGGAGCATATGAAAACATCTGTCCCGGTATATTATATGATTTTTGACATTGTGTACTGTAATGGCAAATGGGTAAACGAACTCCCGTTAAAGGAAAGGCTCTCTTTATTAGAAGAGATCATCATTCCCAGTAAACAAATACAGCTGACAACGTCAAAAACTGATGGTGAAACATTATTTGAAGTGACAAAAGACCAGGGGATGGAAGGCATAGTGGTCAAAAATTTACACAGCAAATATAAAATCGAAGGGAAAGACGACAGCTGGCAGAAAGTAAAAAATATGCAGGACACTATAGCAGCTGTCGGAGGGGTTACTTACAGGAACAATATAGTTAATTCTTTGCTTCTCGGCATGTATGACAAAGATGGGAATTTCATCTATATCGGCCACGCCGGAACAGGAAAATTAAAACGGGCAGAGTGGGTCTCATTAACTAAACTCGTTGAGCCGCTAAAAAGAGCAGCTTCCCCTTTTTCCAACAAGCCGGAAAGAATTAAACAGACACAGTGGCTTAAACCAGAACTCACCGTCAAAATACAGTATATTGAGTGGCCTCAAGGAAGATCCGTCCGGCAGCCAAGCATTCAGAGCTTCATGAATATTCCTCCGGAAGAATGCATTTTGCCTGACGAGCAAATCCTGGAAAAACAGAAACTGTGA
- a CDS encoding sigma-w pathway protein ysdB: protein MTVIVFRLFLLLAVGIIIYSIIKYLLDPRRKLERAHNQGEFFLLDEPENVRKNLLFTYRNVMFEGEKFLGPAEDSFEVTSIMVWTEETDGLKGLSKKDFHFIEKEILINYPKAVIEWKSPIKELLRKMNKS from the coding sequence ATGACAGTGATCGTATTTCGTTTGTTCCTCCTATTAGCTGTAGGAATCATCATTTACAGTATTATAAAATATTTGCTGGATCCCCGACGTAAGCTGGAGCGTGCCCATAATCAGGGGGAATTCTTCCTTTTAGATGAACCGGAAAACGTTCGTAAAAACCTATTGTTTACTTATCGGAATGTGATGTTTGAAGGAGAAAAATTCCTGGGGCCTGCTGAGGATTCATTTGAGGTTACTTCTATTATGGTGTGGACGGAAGAAACAGACGGCCTGAAAGGATTAAGTAAAAAAGACTTCCACTTCATAGAAAAAGAAATCTTAATCAACTACCCTAAGGCTGTTATTGAATGGAAAAGCCCGATTAAAGAACTTTTGAGAAAAATGAATAAAAGCTAA
- the rpmI gene encoding 50S ribosomal protein L35 — protein sequence MPKMKTHSGAAKRFKKTGSGKLKRSHAYTSHLAANKSQKQKRKLRKGALVSKSDQKRIGEMI from the coding sequence ATGCCAAAAATGAAAACTCACAGCGGCGCTGCAAAGCGTTTTAAAAAGACAGGAAGCGGCAAATTGAAGCGTTCCCATGCTTACACTAGCCACTTAGCTGCTAATAAATCACAAAAGCAGAAAAGAAAGCTTCGTAAAGGTGCACTGGTAAGCAAGAGCGACCAGAAGCGCATTGGAGAAATGATCTAA
- a CDS encoding EAL domain-containing protein, translating to MLKQHFPKNSFDIVQIADKDVEYMLESIVSVHKWTEEFHQRLREEYGRLSHNVENMIVQLQEMIEAFHQACMVVVTETDGKIIEVNDAFCDVSGYSREELIGSHHNILKSGHPSSTFYEEVWEKLQNGTTWAGELKHKRKDGTYYWVKASFFPIPGKDGVPEKFISIRSDITALKSEEELRTSIEQDYSALIKNLHNFVIRTIKGDTNGPIITLLEGRLAEKIGITTEFVKWRPVSTVIGDENQQPLIRQNFKKAYAGQPVKFEYKQGKGYFHATLSPVTDRDGSVKEVVASVSDITELKNSELAVRNMALHDPLTGLPNRRMLEEDLSYRLTDAKSTDKRAAIILIDLDQFKNINDTLGHSVGDRFIMMAAERLQHLKLEGYADDYQLYHIGGDEFVWFIFGSDELELLRIVESSLMVFNERFQYKQTEIPQKASVGVAVFPDSADHPEELMKHADMALLDAKHSGGGTYRFFSADMKGAFLSRIQLESDLRQAVEQEQFRLVYQPVIRADDKKIISCEALVRWIHPEKGMISPAEFIPAAEESGLIIPIGDFVVQQACRDLKKWDELLGNEALIISVNISASQLQQAGFVRRLKSIVQEFNVRPGRIQLELTENSVMENTVDSINTLQKLRDSGFTIAIDDFGTGYSSLSYLKQFPVNCLKVDRSFVKDLPGDRADRAIVSSTIKLGKDLGLFMVAEGVECQEAYEYLNSIGCPYVQGFYFSKPVPADKFIGLLKNN from the coding sequence TTGTTGAAACAGCACTTCCCGAAAAACAGCTTTGACATCGTACAGATTGCAGATAAGGACGTGGAATATATGTTGGAATCGATTGTTTCAGTACATAAATGGACGGAAGAGTTCCACCAGCGCCTGAGAGAAGAGTACGGCAGGCTATCTCATAATGTGGAAAATATGATTGTTCAGCTTCAGGAAATGATAGAAGCTTTTCATCAGGCATGTATGGTTGTTGTGACAGAAACAGACGGAAAAATCATTGAAGTTAATGATGCTTTCTGTGATGTTTCCGGCTACAGCAGAGAAGAGCTTATAGGATCGCACCATAATATTCTGAAATCCGGCCATCCCTCCTCGACTTTTTATGAAGAGGTCTGGGAAAAACTTCAGAACGGTACAACCTGGGCCGGAGAATTAAAACATAAACGAAAAGACGGAACTTACTACTGGGTGAAAGCTTCTTTTTTTCCGATTCCCGGTAAAGACGGCGTGCCGGAAAAGTTCATTTCTATTCGTTCTGATATCACAGCTTTGAAATCTGAGGAAGAATTACGCACTTCTATTGAGCAGGATTATTCTGCTCTTATTAAAAATCTTCATAACTTTGTCATCCGCACAATCAAGGGGGATACAAACGGGCCAATTATTACTCTCCTGGAAGGCCGGCTTGCAGAAAAAATCGGCATTACAACAGAATTTGTCAAATGGAGGCCTGTTTCCACGGTAATTGGAGACGAGAACCAGCAGCCTCTCATCCGGCAGAACTTTAAGAAAGCATATGCGGGGCAGCCGGTTAAATTTGAATATAAGCAGGGAAAGGGCTACTTTCATGCCACATTGTCCCCTGTTACAGACAGGGATGGATCAGTAAAGGAAGTAGTAGCTTCGGTAAGTGATATAACCGAGCTGAAAAACTCGGAGCTCGCAGTCAGGAATATGGCGCTGCACGACCCTTTAACAGGGCTGCCTAATCGCAGGATGCTTGAAGAAGACCTTTCATACAGGCTGACGGATGCAAAATCAACGGATAAAAGAGCAGCTATCATTCTTATCGATCTGGACCAGTTCAAAAATATTAATGACACCCTTGGCCATTCTGTTGGCGACAGATTTATTATGATGGCTGCTGAGCGCCTTCAGCATTTAAAGCTTGAAGGATATGCAGATGATTATCAGCTTTACCATATAGGCGGTGACGAATTTGTATGGTTTATTTTCGGTTCGGATGAACTGGAGCTGCTCAGGATTGTTGAGTCTTCTTTAATGGTATTTAATGAAAGGTTTCAATACAAACAGACTGAAATACCGCAGAAAGCGAGCGTAGGCGTTGCAGTCTTTCCTGATTCTGCAGATCATCCGGAAGAGCTTATGAAACATGCAGATATGGCTTTACTGGATGCAAAACACTCGGGAGGCGGGACGTACCGGTTTTTCAGCGCAGATATGAAAGGAGCATTTCTCTCAAGGATTCAGCTTGAAAGCGACCTGAGGCAGGCAGTGGAACAGGAGCAGTTCCGGCTCGTGTACCAGCCGGTTATCCGTGCTGATGACAAAAAGATTATTTCCTGTGAAGCCCTCGTGCGCTGGATTCATCCTGAAAAAGGAATGATTTCCCCGGCTGAATTCATCCCTGCGGCGGAAGAATCAGGACTCATTATCCCCATTGGAGACTTCGTAGTACAACAGGCATGCAGGGACTTGAAGAAATGGGATGAACTCCTTGGAAATGAGGCCCTGATCATATCTGTGAATATATCTGCATCACAGCTGCAGCAGGCTGGGTTTGTAAGAAGGCTGAAAAGTATCGTCCAGGAATTTAATGTCCGTCCTGGCAGAATCCAGCTGGAGCTGACAGAAAACAGCGTGATGGAGAATACTGTTGATTCCATTAACACGCTGCAGAAACTAAGAGATTCAGGGTTTACGATCGCGATTGATGACTTTGGCACGGGTTACTCCTCCCTGAGTTATTTAAAACAATTTCCTGTGAACTGCTTAAAGGTCGACAGGTCGTTCGTTAAAGACCTCCCGGGAGACAGAGCGGACAGAGCCATTGTTTCTTCTACTATTAAACTTGGCAAAGACTTAGGGCTTTTTATGGTAGCTGAAGGAGTGGAGTGCCAGGAAGCATACGAGTACCTGAACTCCATTGGCTGCCCGTACGTACAAGGCTTTTATTTCAGTAAACCCGTTCCGGCTGATAAATTTATCGGTCTGTTAAAAAATAATTAA
- a CDS encoding DUF1294 domain-containing protein, with the protein MRPDFLIYYLLIINIIAYIIMAADKKRAVKGNRRIPEKTLMKWALFGGAAGMLVSSRVFRHKTKKRLFSAGLPAIIFLQIAVISAALIYL; encoded by the coding sequence ATGCGACCTGATTTTCTGATATATTATTTATTAATCATCAACATAATTGCTTATATAATAATGGCTGCGGATAAAAAAAGAGCGGTTAAGGGCAATAGGCGAATCCCGGAAAAAACATTAATGAAATGGGCTCTGTTCGGAGGGGCTGCCGGGATGCTGGTTTCCTCAAGGGTTTTCAGGCATAAAACCAAGAAAAGGTTGTTCAGTGCCGGACTGCCGGCTATTATTTTTTTGCAAATAGCAGTCATTTCAGCTGCCCTTATTTACTTGTAA
- a CDS encoding dUTP diphosphatase, producing the protein MDFSELFTMQKKLDNYIETKHGLKNEQLLERKLLAFHVELAELANETRCFKFWSEKGPSPEEVILEEYVDGIHFILSVGLEQGFQGENDYDFPVIERKEGPELVPYFYQVIDAVSRHQKEATRLSFRGLFGAYLQTGAALGFTEEQILAAYYNKNEVNHERQNQGY; encoded by the coding sequence GTGGATTTTTCAGAGCTTTTTACAATGCAGAAAAAACTGGATAATTATATTGAAACAAAACATGGACTTAAAAACGAACAGCTGCTGGAGAGAAAACTCCTGGCTTTCCATGTGGAGCTTGCTGAACTGGCGAATGAAACACGCTGTTTTAAATTCTGGAGTGAAAAAGGCCCTTCTCCTGAAGAAGTAATCCTTGAGGAATATGTGGACGGCATACATTTTATTTTATCTGTCGGTCTGGAACAAGGGTTTCAAGGAGAGAACGATTACGACTTTCCTGTTATAGAACGGAAAGAGGGTCCTGAACTTGTTCCTTATTTTTACCAGGTAATTGATGCGGTATCCCGCCATCAGAAAGAAGCAACACGGCTGAGTTTCCGCGGTTTGTTTGGTGCTTACCTGCAAACAGGTGCTGCGCTTGGCTTTACAGAGGAGCAGATCCTTGCTGCTTATTATAATAAAAATGAAGTGAATCACGAGCGCCAGAATCAGGGATATTAA
- the infC gene encoding translation initiation factor IF-3, with product MIINDAIRAREVRLVGANGDQIGVKSKQEALEMAQNANLDLVMVAPNAKPPVCRIMDYGKFRYEQQKKDKEARKKQKVINVKEVRLSPNIEEHDFNTKLRNARKFLTKGDKVKAAIRFRGRAITHSQIGKDVLERLAKECEDIATVEQKPKMEGRSMFLVLAPQAEK from the coding sequence ATGATCATTAACGACGCCATTCGCGCTCGCGAAGTGCGCTTGGTCGGAGCTAACGGTGACCAGATTGGGGTTAAATCAAAACAAGAGGCACTGGAAATGGCGCAAAATGCCAACCTTGACCTTGTAATGGTTGCGCCAAACGCGAAACCGCCAGTATGCCGGATCATGGACTACGGAAAATTCCGCTACGAGCAGCAGAAGAAAGATAAAGAAGCTCGTAAAAAGCAGAAGGTTATTAACGTTAAAGAAGTCCGTTTAAGTCCGAATATTGAAGAGCATGACTTTAACACAAAACTTCGCAATGCAAGAAAGTTCTTAACTAAGGGTGACAAAGTGAAAGCCGCAATCCGTTTCCGCGGACGCGCCATCACTCACTCTCAAATAGGTAAAGATGTTCTCGAGCGCCTGGCAAAAGAATGCGAGGATATCGCTACTGTAGAACAAAAGCCTAAAATGGAAGGACGCAGCATGTTCCTCGTCCTTGCGCCACAAGCTGAAAAATAA
- a CDS encoding Ku protein — protein sequence MHTIWKGTISFGLVNIPIKLHAATENKDVKLRNLHKDCHAPIKYERTCSECGAEVTGDDIVKAYEYTEGKYVVLDEDELEKLKKEQEDKSVEIIDFVQLEEIDPIYFDRTYYMSPNEGGSKAYALLRKALKDTDKIGLAKITIRAKESLAAIRVYGDTIVMETLHFPDEVRDAKGVPNVPDETKIQEKELATAKTLIEHLTAEFDPEKYTDDYRLELLELIRGKVEEDKGVTRQEQTNVIDLMEALEKSIEKAKPKKTKRTARSKETAAKKTGKAAGEKGKTPKKTKKTAKEA from the coding sequence ATGCATACAATCTGGAAAGGGACCATATCTTTCGGCCTTGTTAACATCCCGATAAAACTTCATGCTGCTACGGAAAATAAGGATGTAAAGCTCCGTAACCTTCATAAAGACTGCCATGCCCCGATAAAATACGAGCGTACCTGTTCCGAATGCGGTGCAGAAGTTACCGGAGATGATATTGTTAAGGCCTATGAGTACACCGAAGGTAAATACGTGGTGCTTGATGAAGACGAACTTGAAAAGCTGAAAAAAGAGCAGGAGGACAAGTCTGTCGAGATCATCGATTTTGTTCAGCTTGAAGAAATCGATCCCATCTATTTCGACCGGACGTATTATATGAGCCCTAATGAAGGTGGCTCCAAGGCATACGCCCTGCTCAGGAAAGCCTTAAAGGACACGGACAAAATCGGACTTGCCAAGATAACGATCAGAGCTAAGGAAAGTCTTGCAGCTATAAGAGTTTATGGGGACACAATCGTTATGGAAACACTTCATTTTCCTGATGAGGTAAGAGATGCTAAAGGCGTTCCTAATGTACCTGACGAAACGAAAATTCAGGAGAAAGAGCTTGCGACAGCTAAAACATTAATTGAGCACCTGACAGCAGAATTTGATCCTGAAAAGTACACGGATGATTACAGACTCGAACTACTGGAACTGATTCGTGGAAAAGTAGAAGAAGATAAAGGTGTGACAAGACAGGAACAGACAAATGTTATCGACTTAATGGAAGCACTTGAAAAAAGTATCGAAAAAGCGAAACCGAAGAAAACAAAACGGACGGCGAGAAGCAAAGAAACCGCAGCTAAGAAAACCGGAAAGGCTGCAGGAGAAAAAGGGAAAACACCTAAGAAAACGAAGAAAACTGCGAAAGAAGCCTGA
- the ligD gene encoding DNA ligase D, whose amino-acid sequence MTSTIKDISFFKQRQNNFSGIFFITGADLKKKTFSAGLIRNNEAISVGAFSHGMAPEEKTALLETLKKKAEPGDNMFLAVEPGICVELEFSSIKNGMLVKPVFRQFQFKYNWKDCTLANLMLYNSKVEDGVNITNPDKILWDEPPVSKDEYVAYLFEAAPHLLPFLEKRTVTVIRYPDGIKKEAFYQKNRPDYTPDFINSYFHDDINYIVCENLSSLLWLGNQAALEIHVPFNFIGETNPSEIVFDLDPPGTDYFPLAIKAAREMKTLFDKFSVKSFPKLSGGKGLQIHIPVAGSPYTYEEARLFTEFIAKYLTQLFPDDFTVERMKKKRGNKLYIDYLQHWRGKTIIAPYSSRGRKGATVAAPLHWEEVNDGLLPENYSIFTVRERLKKQSCPFKKYFGEENAPLKTVIESLKNQGS is encoded by the coding sequence ATGACATCGACTATTAAGGATATTTCATTTTTTAAACAAAGACAAAATAACTTTAGCGGAATCTTCTTTATTACAGGAGCAGATCTGAAGAAAAAAACATTTTCTGCCGGGCTGATCAGAAACAATGAGGCCATCAGTGTCGGGGCATTTTCTCATGGGATGGCTCCGGAAGAAAAAACAGCTCTGCTTGAGACTTTAAAAAAGAAAGCAGAACCTGGGGACAATATGTTCTTAGCCGTTGAACCAGGAATTTGTGTTGAACTGGAATTCAGCAGCATTAAAAACGGTATGCTTGTTAAGCCTGTTTTCCGGCAATTCCAGTTTAAATACAACTGGAAAGACTGCACTCTGGCTAACTTAATGCTCTATAACAGTAAGGTGGAAGATGGAGTAAATATTACTAACCCTGATAAAATCCTGTGGGACGAGCCCCCGGTCTCGAAGGATGAATATGTTGCATACCTTTTTGAGGCTGCACCACATCTACTCCCATTTCTCGAGAAAAGAACGGTTACCGTAATCCGCTATCCGGATGGCATTAAAAAGGAAGCATTTTACCAGAAAAACCGGCCGGATTACACTCCGGACTTTATCAATTCTTATTTTCATGATGATATTAACTATATCGTCTGTGAAAATCTGTCCTCGCTTCTCTGGCTTGGAAACCAGGCTGCCCTGGAGATCCACGTTCCATTTAATTTTATCGGGGAAACCAACCCATCAGAAATAGTGTTCGACCTGGATCCTCCAGGTACTGATTATTTTCCGCTTGCAATAAAGGCCGCCAGGGAGATGAAAACACTGTTTGATAAATTCTCAGTCAAAAGTTTTCCTAAACTTTCCGGCGGGAAAGGATTGCAAATTCATATACCTGTGGCCGGATCGCCTTACACGTATGAAGAAGCACGTCTCTTTACTGAATTTATTGCTAAATATCTCACGCAATTATTTCCAGACGATTTCACAGTCGAAAGGATGAAAAAAAAGCGCGGGAATAAACTCTACATTGATTATTTACAGCACTGGAGAGGGAAAACCATTATCGCCCCTTACTCATCAAGAGGGAGAAAGGGAGCCACCGTGGCTGCCCCTCTTCACTGGGAAGAAGTTAACGACGGGCTCCTGCCAGAAAACTATTCTATTTTCACAGTGAGGGAGCGTCTGAAAAAGCAATCCTGCCCTTTCAAAAAGTACTTTGGAGAGGAGAATGCCCCGTTAAAAACTGTCATTGAATCCCTGAAAAACCAAGGCTCATGA